One genomic window of Hymenobacter sp. J193 includes the following:
- the ffh gene encoding signal recognition particle protein, whose protein sequence is MFDNLSTKLDKAFKTLKGQGSITEINVAATVKEIRRALVDADVNYKVAKEVTDKIKEEAMGRDVLISVSPGQLLTKIVYDELTQLMGGEKQDIVIKGEPAVVLLSGLQGSGKTTFAGKLASFIKKQNRTVLLVACDVYRPAAIDQLKVLGEQIGVEVFSEPENKNPVEISQHAIEYARKNNKKVVIIDTAGRLAVDEQMMREIEAVKKAINPSETLFVVDSMTGQDAVNTAKTFNDRLNFDGVVLTKLDGDSRGGAALSIRAVVEKPIKFISTGEKMEALDMFYPDRMAQRILGMGDVISLVERAQQQFDEEEAKRINQKIRKNQFNFDDFLSQLEQIKKMGNLKDLVGMIPGMSKAIKDVDIDDDAFKPIEAIIKSMTKQERAQPELLNSSRRRRLAKGSGTDIQQVNNLMKQFEDMRKVMRTMNKMSTTKGGMQQMARMMGMKGPLR, encoded by the coding sequence ATGTTCGATAATCTAAGTACCAAGCTCGACAAAGCCTTTAAAACCCTCAAAGGTCAGGGCAGCATCACCGAAATCAACGTAGCGGCCACCGTTAAGGAAATTCGCCGCGCGCTGGTAGATGCCGACGTGAACTACAAGGTGGCCAAGGAAGTCACCGACAAAATCAAGGAAGAGGCCATGGGCCGCGACGTGCTCATCAGCGTGTCGCCGGGTCAGCTGCTCACCAAAATCGTCTACGATGAGCTTACCCAGCTCATGGGCGGCGAAAAGCAGGACATCGTCATCAAGGGCGAGCCGGCCGTGGTGCTGCTCTCGGGTTTGCAGGGCTCGGGCAAAACTACTTTCGCGGGCAAGCTGGCCTCTTTCATCAAAAAGCAGAACCGCACGGTGCTGCTGGTAGCCTGCGACGTGTACCGTCCGGCCGCTATCGATCAGCTGAAAGTGCTGGGCGAGCAGATTGGCGTGGAAGTATTCTCGGAGCCGGAAAACAAGAACCCGGTGGAGATTTCGCAGCACGCCATTGAGTATGCCCGCAAAAACAACAAGAAGGTAGTCATCATCGATACCGCCGGCCGCCTAGCCGTGGATGAGCAGATGATGCGCGAGATTGAGGCCGTGAAAAAGGCCATCAACCCGAGCGAAACCCTGTTCGTGGTGGACTCCATGACGGGCCAGGACGCCGTGAACACGGCCAAAACCTTCAACGACCGGCTGAACTTCGACGGCGTGGTGCTCACCAAGCTCGACGGCGACTCGCGCGGTGGAGCGGCCCTCAGCATCCGGGCCGTGGTGGAGAAACCCATCAAGTTCATCTCCACGGGGGAGAAGATGGAGGCCCTGGACATGTTCTACCCCGACCGCATGGCCCAGCGCATCCTGGGCATGGGCGACGTGATTTCGCTGGTAGAGCGGGCCCAACAGCAGTTCGACGAGGAAGAGGCCAAGCGTATCAACCAGAAGATCCGCAAAAACCAGTTCAACTTCGATGACTTCCTCTCCCAGCTGGAGCAGATCAAGAAGATGGGCAACCTGAAGGACCTGGTGGGCATGATTCCCGGCATGAGCAAGGCCATCAAGGACGTGGACATCGACGACGACGCCTTCAAGCCCATTGAGGCTATCATCAAGAGTATGACCAAGCAGGAGCGCGCCCAGCCCGAGCTGCTGAACAGCTCGCGCCGGCGCCGCCTGGCGAAAGGCTCCGGTACTGATATTCAGCAGGTAAACAACCTGATGAAGCAGTTTGAGGACATGCGCAAAGTGATGCGCACCATGAACAAGATGAGCACCACCAAAGGTGGCATGCAGCAAATGGCCCGCATGATGGGCATGAAAGGACCCTTGCGGTAG
- a CDS encoding glycosyltransferase family 4 protein, giving the protein MPLPFVPVPAARPLRLLVITYYWPPSGGAGVQRSLKFVKHLPQFDVEPTVITVDPDQAAYPVLDDSLAADIPAGMRVIRTGTFEPFDSYKKLTGRKQVPYGGFVGESKTSFTQRLFKFVRGNVFIPDARRGWNRYVLQAVAELLAAGEQFDAVLTSSPPHSTQLIGLELKRRYGLRWLADMRDPWTDIYYYKELNHLPPARWLDARYERQVLEQADAVLVTSPSTKRLYLSKSAALRPEKFHVLPNGYDEDDFRQPSAPPRDALLITHTGTISETYHIGQLLAACAECTRRHPQVPLRLRFVGKVSPGIQQQVQEAGLQAQTEFVPFVPHDESVRYLLQSTVLLMAVPDVVNNRAILPGKVFEYLAAGKPILCVGPSGSDADALLTECGAGSALPYEDFAGMLARLEALCRQWQQHPNLDLPDQHHSRYSRRALTGQLAQVVRM; this is encoded by the coding sequence TTGCCCCTTCCTTTCGTGCCCGTGCCCGCTGCCCGCCCTCTTCGTTTGCTCGTAATTACGTACTACTGGCCCCCTTCCGGCGGGGCGGGCGTGCAGCGCAGCCTTAAGTTCGTGAAGCACTTGCCCCAGTTTGACGTAGAGCCCACCGTCATCACCGTAGACCCCGACCAGGCCGCATATCCGGTCCTGGATGATTCGCTGGCGGCTGATATTCCGGCCGGGATGCGCGTCATCCGAACCGGCACCTTTGAGCCCTTCGACAGCTACAAGAAGCTGACGGGCCGTAAACAGGTGCCCTACGGCGGCTTCGTGGGCGAAAGCAAGACCAGCTTCACCCAGCGCCTGTTCAAGTTCGTGCGCGGCAACGTGTTCATCCCCGATGCCCGCCGGGGCTGGAACCGCTACGTGCTGCAGGCCGTAGCCGAGCTGCTGGCGGCCGGCGAGCAGTTCGACGCCGTGCTCACGTCCTCGCCCCCCCACTCTACCCAGCTCATCGGGCTGGAGCTCAAGCGCCGCTACGGGCTGCGCTGGCTGGCCGATATGCGCGACCCGTGGACCGACATCTATTATTATAAGGAGCTCAACCATCTGCCACCGGCCCGCTGGCTGGATGCGCGCTACGAGCGGCAGGTGCTGGAGCAGGCCGACGCGGTGCTCGTAACCAGCCCCAGCACCAAGCGCCTGTACCTAAGCAAGTCGGCGGCGCTGCGGCCGGAGAAGTTCCACGTGCTACCCAACGGCTATGATGAAGACGACTTCCGGCAGCCCAGCGCGCCGCCCCGGGATGCGCTGCTGATTACGCATACGGGCACTATTTCCGAAACCTACCACATCGGGCAGCTGCTGGCGGCCTGCGCCGAGTGCACCCGCCGCCACCCCCAAGTGCCGCTGAGGCTGCGCTTCGTGGGCAAGGTTTCGCCCGGTATTCAGCAGCAGGTGCAGGAGGCAGGCTTGCAGGCTCAGACTGAGTTTGTGCCCTTCGTGCCGCACGATGAGTCGGTGCGGTACCTGCTGCAAAGCACGGTGCTGCTCATGGCCGTTCCCGACGTGGTCAACAACCGGGCTATTCTGCCGGGCAAGGTGTTCGAGTACCTGGCGGCCGGCAAGCCCATTCTGTGCGTGGGCCCCAGCGGCTCCGATGCCGACGCGCTGCTGACGGAATGCGGAGCGGGCTCGGCCCTGCCCTACGAGGATTTCGCGGGGATGCTGGCCCGCCTGGAAGCATTGTGCCGGCAGTGGCAGCAGCACCCCAACCTGGATTTGCCCGACCAGCATCACTCCCGCTACTCCCGCCGCGCCCTCACCGGGCAGCTGGCGCAAGTAGTGAGGATGTGA
- a CDS encoding thioesterase family protein, with protein MEYAKTYTVRWADLDPNIHMRHSAYTDYAAHTRVQFLAEQGFTMARFAQLGIGPILFREDTRFLKEVGLGETIRVTAELSGLNEDGSRWNIVHAIYKEDGRLAATVTVEGAWLDLRARKLTVPPPEISTVMSSISRHASYQDIVRAPREA; from the coding sequence ATGGAATACGCCAAAACCTATACCGTCCGCTGGGCCGACCTCGACCCGAACATCCACATGCGCCACTCGGCCTACACCGACTACGCGGCCCATACCCGGGTGCAGTTTCTGGCCGAGCAGGGTTTTACCATGGCGCGCTTTGCCCAGCTGGGCATCGGCCCCATCCTGTTTCGCGAAGACACCCGCTTTCTAAAAGAAGTGGGACTCGGCGAAACCATTCGCGTGACGGCCGAGCTGTCGGGGCTGAACGAGGATGGCTCCCGCTGGAATATCGTCCACGCAATCTATAAGGAAGATGGTCGGCTGGCCGCCACCGTGACAGTGGAAGGGGCCTGGCTGGATTTGCGCGCCCGCAAGCTGACGGTGCCCCCGCCCGAAATTTCCACCGTTATGAGCAGCATCAGCCGGCACGCTTCTTACCAGGATATTGTGCGGGCGCCCCGCGAGGCGTAG
- a CDS encoding bifunctional 2-polyprenyl-6-hydroxyphenol methylase/3-demethylubiquinol 3-O-methyltransferase UbiG → MPHSVSSPDALGHALLTYHRGLDPAATLTVHSNVAEDESLPASYFFRSLWEMPEMERLALDECQGRVLDLGAGAGCHALELQSRGFAVKAVDVSVGAVQTMQERGVREVACHELFAVPAEAGGYDTLLMLMNGLGLVGTLDGLERFLVFARTLLAPGGQILATSSDISYLYEDEEGALVFDLNGPYYGEVEYTMSYQTETGAAFSWLFADASILQDYAEAAGYEVEFLAEDEQQQYLVRLTLRS, encoded by the coding sequence ATGCCTCACTCTGTATCTTCGCCCGATGCCCTGGGCCACGCGCTGCTGACCTACCACCGTGGCCTCGACCCCGCCGCCACGCTCACCGTGCACTCCAACGTAGCCGAGGACGAGTCACTACCGGCCAGTTACTTCTTCCGCTCCCTCTGGGAAATGCCCGAGATGGAGCGCCTGGCCCTGGATGAGTGTCAGGGCCGCGTGCTCGACCTGGGCGCCGGCGCCGGCTGCCACGCCCTGGAGCTGCAAAGCCGGGGCTTTGCTGTGAAAGCCGTGGATGTATCGGTGGGGGCGGTGCAAACCATGCAGGAGCGCGGGGTACGGGAAGTGGCCTGCCACGAGCTGTTTGCCGTACCGGCCGAGGCGGGAGGCTACGACACGCTGCTGATGCTCATGAACGGTCTCGGGCTGGTAGGCACCCTGGACGGGCTGGAGCGTTTTCTGGTTTTTGCCCGTACGCTGCTGGCGCCCGGCGGCCAGATTCTGGCTACTTCCTCGGATATTTCTTATCTGTATGAAGACGAGGAAGGCGCCTTGGTGTTCGACCTGAACGGCCCCTACTACGGGGAAGTGGAGTACACCATGAGCTACCAGACCGAAACCGGCGCGGCCTTTTCCTGGTTGTTTGCCGATGCCAGCATTTTGCAGGATTACGCCGAAGCCGCCGGCTACGAAGTCGAGTTTCTGGCCGAAGACGAGCAGCAGCAATACCTGGTACGCCTTACGCTGAGAAGCTAG
- a CDS encoding nucleoside deaminase codes for MQDPNPEFMREAIRLSIEKMQAGHGGPFGAVIVKGGQIIARGFNQVTSTNDPTCHAEVDAIRKACAVLGTFQLDGCDLYTSCEPCPMCLGAIYWARPRRVFYGNTKADAAAIGFDDQFIYEELDKPLDQRRLPMTEFLRGEAQAGFQAWEQKEGKTEY; via the coding sequence ATGCAGGACCCCAACCCCGAGTTTATGCGGGAAGCCATCCGGCTTTCCATTGAAAAGATGCAGGCCGGCCACGGCGGGCCCTTCGGAGCAGTAATCGTAAAAGGCGGGCAGATTATTGCGCGCGGCTTCAACCAGGTTACGAGCACCAACGACCCCACCTGCCACGCCGAGGTAGACGCCATCCGCAAAGCCTGCGCCGTGCTGGGCACATTTCAGCTCGACGGCTGCGACCTGTATACCAGCTGCGAGCCGTGCCCCATGTGCCTGGGCGCCATCTACTGGGCCCGCCCACGCCGCGTGTTCTACGGCAACACCAAAGCCGATGCCGCCGCCATTGGCTTCGACGACCAGTTCATCTACGAAGAGCTGGACAAACCCCTCGACCAGCGGCGCCTGCCCATGACCGAGTTTCTGCGCGGCGAGGCGCAGGCTGGTTTCCAAGCCTGGGAGCAAAAGGAAGGCAAGACGGAGTATTAG